The stretch of DNA CGTGAAACTGCTGGTCGCCGACTGGGACCTGACCCCGCTCAAGACGCCATGGCTGCGCAGTCTGGCCGCCGTGCCCAATGTCGAAATCCGCGTCGCAACGATCCCCGAAGCCTCCTCCGGCCCGATCCCCTACGCGCGGGTCGTCCATACCAAGACGATGACGATCGACGGCAAGGTCGCCTGGATCGGCACCAGCAACTGGGAGGGCGGATACCTCGACAATTCGCGCAATGTCGAACTGGTGTTCCGCAATGCCGCAATGGCCGCAAGCGTCGGGCAGATGCAGGAAAGCCTGTGGAACTCGGCCTATGCGGTCTCGCTGGAGACCGCTATCGCGCGACGCGAGAGCGCAAAGCGGCCGAATTCTTCAGGTAACGAATGACGGAAGATCAAATGCCGTCTGCCATCGGGAGCACGCGCCCAGAAATGTTCTGCCGTCAGATTTCCCGCTGAACCGGGTAGATCCCGCTGAACGGGTCCGGCGGCAAAAGCCGCTCGACGAGCCATGACATTCGCGCATCAGGGTCGGCGGCAAAGGCAGGCTCGGCGGCCAGCTTGCGTTCGAAGACGGTGCGCACATGGTCCTGTGTCGCCAGCAGGCGCTCCAGAACCGGCGCCATCACGAAATCCTCGGTGCCCGCAGGGGACGCGAGGACTTCGGGGAACAGCCCCCAGGCCAGGAAACTGTCCTGGCTTTCCGGCTCCAGCAGCGCTGCCGCCAGAAGGCCGAGCGGCTGATCCGATGACACCCGGATCGTTCCTGCCGGGATCGCGGCAAGGCCCGTGCCGTGCTCGAAGCGCGCCTCCACGGGAATGCGACCGTCATGCGCCTTTGCCAGCTTCACATCGCGAAGCCGCACCGTGTCCACGATCTGCCTGCGCGGTGCCTCCAAGGTCTCCAGCACGATGCCGTGCGCCCGCAGCTTCCCGATCACCTCGACATGGGCCGCCGGGATCAGCCAGGCTCTGGGCAGGCGGACAGTCTCGACCGGGTTCTGTCCGATGATCGGGATGCGCATCGTGACCGGCCGCCCGGTCCAGCGCTGTTCCATGCGTCCTGTGGCGGGCGAGAGATAGGTCTCGAACGCCACGCCCTTGAACGCTTCCACCCAGCCGATCGGCTCTTTTGCCGGAGCCCACCGTGTGAGCAGTTCCGCCGGGCGACTGGCACGATCGGTCGCCTTGGCCACGGCGATCCGCCCGGCATCCTGCGCCGCCAGCTTCAGGGCCGCCTCCAGCAGCACATAGGTCCCGAGCACGCGCTGGCGATAGGGTTTGAGCATGTGGTTTTCGACCAGTACGGTCGGCACCCCGATGAAATCCCCGTATCCGGTCGAATACCGCGGCCCTTCGGGACTGTAGCGGATACCCTTTTGCGGCGCGCGGGTATCGATCGGGCTGGGATACAGGATCGGCTGATGACCCGCTTTCTTGAGCGCGGCCTTCACGCCCGGCCCAAAACGCTCCTCAAGCCAGAGCGCCGTCGCGCGATGGCGCGCATACCGGTCCCAACCCGCATACGTATAGGTCACATCGTACTGCATATCGAAACCGCCGCTGACGTGGCAATCGATATAGAGCACCGGATCGAGCCGCTGCAGCAGCGCCACCATCCCGCGAACCTCAGGCGTATCGAGCTTGGCATAGTCCCGGTTCAGATTGATATCGCGGGCATTTCCCTCGGTGCCCTTGGCCTCGGGACCACGGACATGCAGGAAATTCCAGGCACTCGCGCGCGCATGCCCATCGACGTTGAGAACCGGCACGAAGACGAGATCGACCTTGTCGAGCAGACTGTCCTTGCCGCGAAGCGCGATATCACGCAGTAGCATCAGCCCGGCGTCCTTGCCGTCGATCTCGCCGGAATGGATGCCCGCCTGCACCAGCAAGACCGGCTTGTTACCACTCGCACCCTTGCTGGCGCGGACCATCAGCAGATCGCGCCCTTCGCCGCTTTTGCCGAAGGTTTCGAGAGTGATGAGCGAAGACGCGCCGGCCAGTCGCTCCAGCCAGCCCCGCATCTCATCGTACCCCGGCGTGGTGCGGAATGCCGATGCTTCGGCAGGGGTGATCCACGGATCGGACGAAGGAACGATCAGGGCCTCGCTGGCGCCGGCCCACGGCAATGGAGGCGGCAGGACATCGGGCGGCAAGGTGGCCGCCGAAGCGCTCGTCGCGAACAGCAAGGGGAAGACAAGGGCGGAAAGCGATTTCAGCATGATACGGTCTCGCATCGGAACCTCAGAACCGGGCACGCAAACCGATGGTGCCGGTGCGCGGAGCACCCGGCTGCACCCAGAGCGGCGAGTAGCTGTTGGCATACCAGTGCGTGTCGAACAGGTTGGTGACGGACCCGAAGAGTTCGAGATGCTCCATCAGGTCCACTTTGCCGAACAGGCGGAACAGGGTGTGCGCGGGCAGCATGAAGTCGCTGCCCGTCTCGCCCGAACGCCTGCCCAGATATTGCATCCCCGCGCCCACCTGCACCTCGCGCGAACCGATCGCGATCGTCTTGACGGCCTGAATATTGAGGTTGTGCCGGGGAATATTGACGAGCGGATCGCCGGGCCGGATCTGGAAGGAAAAGTTGGGATCGAGCATGCTCGAACGCGCCTGCGCATCGACATAGGCGTAGCTTATCAGAAGGTCGATGCGCCCGGAAGCCGACCGTTGAGATCGAACTCTGCCCCCTGCTGCGCGCCTTGCCGATGGCCAGCGAATATCCCGGCGCATTGGGATCGGTGGCCAGCACGTTGGACTTCGTCAACTGGAAGACCGACAGCGTGCCGGTGAGCGCCCCGCCCAGCATCGTCAGCTTTGCACCGCCCTCGATCGATTCACTGGTTTCGGGGGCGAAGATCGCGCCATTCACATCGGTGCCGACATTGGCACGAAAGCCCTGCCCATAGGCTGCATACAGCGAAATCGCGCGGTCCAGCTTGTAGACCACGCCCGCCTGCGGGCTGAAGCGGCTGCGCACGCGGCGGCTGTCCACGCCGCTCAGGCGATTGTCGGTTTCCAGCGTCAGGCGGTCGTACCGGCCACCGAAGCGCACCTGCAGCCGCTCGCCGATCTCGATCTGGTCCTGCACATAGGCGCCGACCGCATGCTGGCGATCCACCCGGTCGGTCATGACACTGGTTTGCGGCAGCGAGAAACGACCATAGACCGGATCGAGGATGTCGATCACATTGCCCTGCTGCGCGCTTGGGTTCGAGGCCAGCGTGGGGGGGCGATAGCGGGTGAACACCTGATCGTAGGTAAAGGCATCATAGTCGGCGCCGATCAGCATCCGGTGCCGCAAGGCCCCGGTGTCGAACGCGCCGGCCAGTTCGGCGCGGAGCACCTTGTGGCTGG from Novosphingobium sp. 9 encodes:
- a CDS encoding M14 family metallopeptidase — its product is MLKSLSALVFPLLFATSASAATLPPDVLPPPLPWAGASEALIVPSSDPWITPAEASAFRTTPGYDEMRGWLERLAGASSLITLETFGKSGEGRDLLMVRASKGASGNKPVLLVQAGIHSGEIDGKDAGLMLLRDIALRGKDSLLDKVDLVFVPVLNVDGHARASAWNFLHVRGPEAKGTEGNARDINLNRDYAKLDTPEVRGMVALLQRLDPVLYIDCHVSGGFDMQYDVTYTYAGWDRYARHRATALWLEERFGPGVKAALKKAGHQPILYPSPIDTRAPQKGIRYSPEGPRYSTGYGDFIGVPTVLVENHMLKPYRQRVLGTYVLLEAALKLAAQDAGRIAVAKATDRASRPAELLTRWAPAKEPIGWVEAFKGVAFETYLSPATGRMEQRWTGRPVTMRIPIIGQNPVETVRLPRAWLIPAAHVEVIGKLRAHGIVLETLEAPRRQIVDTVRLRDVKLAKAHDGRIPVEARFEHGTGLAAIPAGTIRVSSDQPLGLLAAALLEPESQDSFLAWGLFPEVLASPAGTEDFVMAPVLERLLATQDHVRTVFERKLAAEPAFAADPDARMSWLVERLLPPDPFSGIYPVQREI